The window ttaattattttagtTCCATAATCTATGTTACTACAATTTGaggatttattttttatggaatataaattattaatctCTTTAAAAAGagttttttcatcatttcctaatttatttatcaagTATAGACATTTTTGTGTTATATCAtcaaacttattatttgtattatctaaattacaaattaaatatttttcaactttatttaattgaattgttttttctcttaaatttatatttaacccaatttctccttttttaccataaacattttttaattcatccatagtacatttttttttatcaaaaatatattttaagacaATATGTTCAGGAGACCCATTCTTTAAATAATCATTTCCTTCATCTGTTAATTCATATATGTTAAAATTTTTgacaatattaataatataatataatgtttctaatttttttatcattccCATAACCTTATTATGATCTATTCCATACTTATTGCTTATATTTATTGAAtctgtatatttatttatgaacACTTCTATTCCTTTATCCTTTTTTAAACCATCATAATAATCACCATCCTTTTTCAAACCATCATAATAATCGGCATCTTTTTTCAAACCATCATAATAATCGgcatcttcttttttttcatttatgtTAAATTCGgtttctaatatatttaagaaaTTTTCTAACTctgcattttttttctcttccTCTCCGTTTGTATTCATTATTAGTTTAGTGTATTGTCTATCTATTACTACACAAATAttgaataaatttttttttttttttattatattttattaagaatataaaatatacatatgtttATACAAACatgtacatgtatatattattccctttttttttttttttttttttttttttttttttataaaaatgttatcaaCCTGTTTAGATTGTTATTTTCGTTATTTCTTAAAATTTtgaggaattaaaaaaaaattgctaaAATTATAATCTATTTTGAAATGGAACTAAAATTGCATTTTTTTGTAGAAACGCAAAGATGAACTTAAAAATGCAAAGATGAACTTAAAAATGcaaagataaaattaataaagctgtttttatacaattttatatgcgtatttattttgttgagATTTCCTAGGgcgtatttattttaaatggGATTATTTTTTCACCCAACTATCAGCAATATTATCTTAATTTTGTTTAACTTAAAGTTTGTATTTTtcctcttttattttttcctcttttattttttcctctttttatttttgcttctcttttatttttgcTTCTCTTTTATTTTCACATGCCCTCACCGATTTAGGCCAAAATAGTTTGCACAAAAATCGGGGACGATGTTTTGAACttgaacaaaaatataatcccaatatgtacattttttatgtacatttttttatgttcatttttatagctcatttttttatgttcattttttatgtacatataGATGGCATAACATgtgaataatataataagcaaaagttgataaatatattttttttatttcttatttATGTAAAGATATGCAATTTTTAatcatttaataattaaaaaggATATACATATTGTTGtacatattatttacatacgtattattttattttggcAAATAAATCTACCACTCTTGCAAATGcccaaataaagaaaagctaaaaacaTTATGAATAAAACAAGTATATATGATTTCCTATAAATtgttaaattaataattaaaatggAAGAAGAATCacaaaagaaaaacaaaaaacataaaataaaaaaaagtcaAAAACCAATAACAGTAAGTAATAGAAAGCcctttaatatttttgataaaaataacaagACACAAAAACCTTTAGTTCGAGATCCTcgtttttcaaatttatctggtaaaatataaaatggtTTTATTCTTAATGCATCTATAAAATCATGTTATTCAATAGAACACTTATtgtgcatataaataaaatatgagaAAAGCGGTTCACGTAAATTGGATAATAAATCaacataatttaaatattcaacataaatatatctatTTAGACTAGTTCgtgttatacataattttgtccgctttttttttttttttttataggaTCTTTTAATCCTAACTTTTTTAGGAAtgcatataaatttttatatgatacAAGGGAAcatgaaaaagaagaaattgaaaaaaaattaaaaaataaaaatttaaatcaagaagaaaaaaataaattaaaaaatgcatatagtaattataaaaatacagatgcaatacttaaaaaaaaagaagatgaaAGAAAATTAAAATCACAATTAGTTAAacaagaaaaagaaaatattttgaaaaaaaataaaactccatattattatagtaataggacgattaaaaaaatggtaCAAGAAAAGGGGGAGGAAAAAATTggtgtaaaaaaaattattaagaAGGAAAAGAAAATTTTGCAAAAGGAAAGAAAACACAATATGATTCCCCAAAGAAGATATGTTGATGAGAATTAGAATAAAGAAAAGCTATTTCGCATCTATCAGTATCTAGCAGTATCTACCTGTTTCTAGCAGTATCTAGACTATACATACACAATATAGAGgaataaatacaaaatggAGTGAATGtttatcttttaaaaattaataaaaaaaatgagctTCCCAAATATTTcgatattatacatatataggTTATAGCTTT is drawn from Plasmodium yoelii strain 17X genome assembly, chromosome: 2 and contains these coding sequences:
- a CDS encoding rRNA biogenesis protein RRP36, putative; translation: MEEESQKKNKKHKIKKSQKPITVSNRKPFNIFDKNNKTQKPLVRDPRFSNLSGSFNPNFFRNAYKFLYDTREHEKEEIEKKLKNKNLNQEEKNKLKNAYSNYKNTDAILKKKEDERKLKSQLVKQEKENILKKNKTPYYYSNRTIKKMVQEKGEEKIGVKKIIKKEKKILQKERKHNMIPQRRYVDEN